Within Paramormyrops kingsleyae isolate MSU_618 chromosome 24, PKINGS_0.4, whole genome shotgun sequence, the genomic segment aggctgtgtacactgcagcaattgcaatttctttgaacagctagtcaccacatttcccttctgtttctcatctaccatcttccctttatcgtaccttaatcaacatttctacggtaatgttaaaatgtcaagtatcttatcatagtagcatttcctacattatgactatttaaatgcattggccatcagttataatctgtacttcatttcaaatttagccactgtcctaatatgtctaacatcaaccttggttaatgcagctgaaattaatttatttgtcatcaaatatttaaatattaatcaactttcccttcatctcagtccatattataaaattgctttaattttcctgccatttgacttttagaaatctatcaaacttcagtgatgtacactacagcaatttcaatttttcccaaaagctagtcaccacatgtccgttctttctcatctaccatgttccttatttctgacgatttctatgcattggccatcagtttcagtttatacttcatttacaatttagccactgtcctaatatgtctaacaaccttggttaatgcagctgacatctccttattgtttatttaaacatttaaatattaatcacctttcccttcatctaagtccatattttttatctgcttatatattactgccatttcacttttagaaatctatcaaacttcaatattacttcatcctgtgtacattgcagcaattgcaatatttctcaaacagctagtcaccacatttctcttcggtttctcatctaccattatCACTTcattgtaccttgataaacatttccacggtaatgtttaaattttaggtatcatctcatagaagcatttcctattttctgccaatttaaatgcattgctaatcaattgcagtctgtacttcatttacaataattagtgaacttctaattttatgccattcacttcattactattcattgcttctgcccatttgctttggacccgattgtcactgcttgcagttatctttattattattatttttcgcgccctaaaactgaatgtacagcctaaaccataagagctagaccaaccaaacttggtaatatgatgtcaattcctacccgctactcagaatctccgacccaggcctgtcagccagatgggggcgctctagcgccccacaacgcgtttcagtccatatctcctgtcctattagtcctataattgaaattattttttctgctgatacagacagctttgctctaccaactggctatttggactatgaagctccgcctacttagattttttgctaatttgcataatttgtgaaactgacttctgccttcaagtcctacaatattgaaccaaatcagacaaatgaggtgtcaaaccgatcagtctactgagctgatcaaaatatattcaagaacgtctgacatttgtctattttatggccactagccatgcccaaatcccacctaaatttggcctatttcagtctgaatgctataacttctccataccttagcctacctgaaccaaacttacaatccaacctccctgctctattatgagggcaccatacaatgcggcccacatttcgtcaatagggggcgctacaactaaaaactggcaatatctcctgactgccttaaccaatctaattgaaatttggcagatatgtactatgtacaagcctgaagtcagagaagtaaaatggcagtcattagttgtaaaatcctggccaccattagccaatcaaaatcaagcagccatttgaccagctaaacaatgagcaatccaaaccaaatttgggttatacatttgtattctgaccctgagcccaacctgtaaaggacatgtcagtctgccatatgggggcgctacagcacatttctgcctatttctcctgaactgttaattataaaattgacaattgttgcttaagctatccactagctcatgacaaatttaatggtataaagaacttcatcatatctcttgccatttttgcctattttgtaaaagtcttaaaacagtacttttttcttatcctcctaggattttcaccaaacctacacaaatctggtatcatttaaattaggagacagtccctatataaaattattaaaaaaatcataaactttccatgaggtatggccaccagccacacccaaaccatagtggtgccacacccatttcaatcagacagctatatctcaggcctgcctcaaccaatcatcatcaaatttaaatatataatgtaggatattactggagaagggccctccaaatttggtgccgatcagtcaaacgggggtgctacagcaatataacatcactgtataaactgcaaaatcagctcaacttacatttatctcatttttgatccagtgacatattactggttaaaatcttttgccctgcaagttctgtgagtcatgtcaaatcaagaaatatgcaatgtcccatgatagtcatttgcattcccttgtcatatttaaaaacttaataaataacatattactgtaactcctgcaatgtccatcctaagtaggtcaatctggtagtagaaaaatcaggacactgcccatatgtataatttataaagataacttcacttgcctgtacagtatagccaccagccacactgaaactacagcatttccatgatcatttcaatcaaacagctaaatcagaggcatacttcatctgatcatcaccaaatttgacccactaatgtaggactgcacctcagacagaccctgcaaatttggtgccgatcggtctaatgggggcgctacagctactgtccatttatgtctaagacccaccttagcaaattcagctgaaatgtccttctttctcataaatcattcaaagaatttttacctttccctacaccttagtccatatttttaagttcctttcatttttcaacaatttgccttatacaacattatcagacttcatttacaaatgagaaggtcagaaagcatttaatatcatttctaaaatggagcgctgactccacctgctggccacaacatttccattcccatttcattcaaacagctaaatctcagacatgcttcatccgatccttacaaaatttgattcacttctgtatgactggactacagacagatcttccaagtttggtggcgatcagtcaatctggagcggtacagccactgtcctagtatgtctaatacctaccttggctaattcagctgaaatatccttcataatactttcaaggaattaactttcccttcacctcagtccatatttttaagctcctttcatttttctgctatttgacttatagaaaattatcagattttatttataagccaggcagtatatattgcagatttttcatttttttgtattaaattggccagtaggtggagatggtgctctatttatattgcacttttttggatttttttgatagattcgccagcaggtggagttcgtcctctatttcattaatgacattaaattcttttagggcttcttatgtctagaagaatactttacaaatgtagtaagccactgttgttttgaatatacaagacagcatgtgttcactgaggtaatataaagtaagcttaacttttatgatctagacttaaaatattaggtatgcaggtgcctatttctaccgactacttagaccatctgacacaaaccatacattgtcttgggctgaggcacttcaccaaagggttctatattttatcctatattggtgtactaaggctgcttctgctaatggcagtagtcaaactgccacaccagggactgcatgcatacagcaggctaatattatacattatggccatttactatataatgtcattatattgtagtatgtttttccttaaatgttgttcaggacattgtaatactttttgtacgtatatttcctttactgcctgtttcacctaccgtaattgaaatttattctgacatttacatgtgtatttaacatgcttaataatgatgactgtattaatgattataatatttattattactcattagagacataatggaaaacacattatacacattgtaaaattgcaattaaatacatctgtcttaggcaaacatttaggtttgtgtcattgtttgatgaggctgaaaaagtacattgagaccacaatagTTTAGCCAgaacaattgacataatattttgcatatgatgtgcatagcattcttacataaacagtgtataaagaccacaaagtgtgatagtagcactcatatatatatatactacaaaactcccaacatggcaatattcttttgaatatacaatttagtgtaagtcaagacaggcatcacaaacaaagctggaccgttattttgacatcaatttaaccatggtatcatgactgtaaattatgtaacatattatgtagtacagaactgttacaacacatcattaatgttttgttattgcagagtaaaagtgaaaataacttaataaatactacaaaaaaattgtgcgacatcacagcaataaacatccacaagcgacagcacattttactcaaagtacctttgctgtcagactatagtgtgtggagatgatttctgatgcatttcacttcaggtatctgtttgtagttcatactgtctgtgtgcagtctctgagtgctttagagaacgctttggttgttgacaaaatgggcgcagggaaacttgatgtggtgagtatggtgtcactgatatgaagataaggcactggaaaagagagtaaaaccagaaagctgcatgtcagccaatcagacacttgcagttgtaaagtaaaactacttcacagacaaaataatctTTCAAAGCGGTAAACTCACCAGGCCAGCGCATCTAATTGTTCCAACGTAccaggcagtgtgatgtgttaacgaaacttgatgtggtgggcatgtggtcagtgtcatcaacagcaggtgctggaaaagattaaaggcATAAACTGGCATGTAagttagacaaacactgacagagtaaaactagaactacaccaaagaggaagaaacctctgAAAAAGGCAAACTCACAAGGTCAGCGCCTGCTCCTCTGACCATGTagcattcagtgtgatgtgtcaCACTCCCAATGTACAGCTGTATGACGAAGGATGCAGTATAGCAGAGCTTGGACAGACAGATGTGACTTAGCTTGATCATCAGGGAAGCACATGACAGTTGTGCCTTAGTGACCTGAGGTTATACATAGGAGAAGGCAGGTTAAAATCTGaaatataacaatgtagtagcgatttctgacaatacttagttacacaatttataagctcatacactgcaaactggCATGTTTTAACTAACATGCCCATGTTAAGTGAGAAAACTGTCACTGACGCACCTTTGCTTTGCCCACCCAGTCATGGCACATCCACTGTGTCTAGATAAATGTCTCACACTCACTGCCCAGCTTTCCCAGTTAGATTTTAGGTCATCcacatgtatgactgtttagtgttacttcattttagctgtttgaagaaggacacaaaacatacacattactGCAAAAAATGCATCATATACATAATACCATAATACAGTCAGTGTACATATCTGCAACATTTCCTTTTACAGTATGAAAGTACACTGTACAACACTATACAGACAGACGTCAGTATATGGTCTTACCTTAGCCCATAGATGGTCTGTGCCTGTTCGCCCTCTCACCATTCTTTTTGATCAAAGCCGTGCTCTGTGAAATTCTGTCTTTTTAGCATGTTTTGCAGTACAAGACATTAGTTTGGTACTGTCTACATCTGATGGTACTTCTTCATTTCCTTACttttaattcattgtaattatatattctatgttatataaacaactacacatttacattttccaagtgtgtggtgctgtgtaaagaggttcagtgcactgtactgccccacaacacaaaatttctatataggcaataatgcatttcatgaatagtcaattaaatcacaggacatctaaaattatttatgtttttgtggaaaattcataccatcaacaagtttggcatactgctgttgtgaggcacttgacagagcacattacctccgTTTTACAAGCCCATGTTGTGTCCTCTGTGCTAATCTTCCCCTAGCCCACACACCCACCCCCAGTGCCAGATGCCCCATCCTCCCCTGCTTCCCACCCAGCCCCAGCCCTAGGCCCCCTGTCCCAGAAGCTGAAGCCCAACACCCCTCCCCTAAGATTAGCCTATGCTTAGTGGTAGCTAACATGTTGTATACAAaactatacatttacatttttgaaaggtGTGGTGCTTTGTAAAAAGGTTCAGTGCAGTGTACTGGCCCACAACACATAATTTCTTATGTATACAAGAataatttttatgaataatCAAATATATTGCAGGATATctaaaaattctttttttttaatttatagcatttcaaaattttgggatactgctgttgtgaggtacttgacagagcacattacctcccttttcaaaGCCCACATTGCTTGCTCTGTCCTAATCTTCCCATAGCCCCCACACCAGCCCCTAGTGccaggtgccccatcctagccCCCTTATGCCTAGCGCTAGTGACCCTCCCGTAACCTTAGTCCTATGCCTAGTGGTAACCCAATCAGCCCACCTCATACTACTCCCCAGCAACAGGCCGCCATGTCCAGCTTTAGTCCCCCCTGCCTCAGCCCTAGTACCAGCTCACTGAAGCCCAGCTGCAGCCACCTAAAGCATGGTACCAGGTGCAGGCCTAGCAACAGGCACCTCAAGGtcgaccccaacccccaaagcccaacatcagcctcaggctAAATGCCAAGCCCTGAAACACCAGCTCCACTGCTAACCTCTGAGACCCAGTTGCAGCGTTCTGAAGGCCAACCCCAGTCTTAGCCGCCCACAGCCTACTGGCAACCCCAGTGGTAGCTACTGATGGCTAGATAATGTAGCAccacacattcatgatggctgaaatacatcggcattgctgaaacaaaaattctgttagtcaaaatgtctttcacatacacatgatcaatcaaagtgcctttctcagtagttgcttctttcacaagttgagcatacccatgtttttccataaaattagcaattgtacttgcTGCCAAATGATTCACTGcatgacaattttttttgtttatttatacagtttcttatagataatgtagcactacacattcatgatggctgaaatatgttggcattactgaaacaaagatgctgttagtcacaatgtctttcacatacacatgatcaatcaaagtgcctttcccagtggttgcttctttcacaagttgagcatacccctgttcttccataaaattagcaattgtactcacttgcaaaagattttcattgaagtcgcccatgatgatttttccaccttccacactgtccaaccgagtgatcaactgcatcaggttcttctgaaagattgtCAGATTATATGagggtggtctgtatagtaccaagactgttgttcttagtaggcccacactgaactgcacacactcaatgttgacacactgcacatcagtcacagtacagttggtatgttctttataatacaaacccacaccaccatgttgttgcttcttcagttcagcaaagatagcatcactaccatcatatgcctgatgtctgggcttcccatggtatgaaaatccaggcagctgtacatcttctgtgtcttcctccaaatttaaccatgtctctgtcaagcagatgatatcagcttccatataccttctgtcttgctttaGGTCATCCAGGTGACAGGTAAGTCCTTCAACATTATGTAGGAGAATTTTGCATGATGATGGCACTTCCATGACAGGATCAATAAACgcaggcatgctttgcattgcagtctcaatgtcttgttttgcatatatagcagtctccttaaagtcttctattatgaggccttccagagaagtcacacggcttaatgctacatacgcttgtccagctgcaaatatcttctttagtgatacaacagccttatccactgtcagaccttgtaccttgtgtactgtacaagccCAAGCTAATTTCAGTGGAAACTGCCTTCGtgttccaccactgtttgtcactctctcctcctctggtttGATTCGTGTAGCTTTGTCCAACCCTACTTTGAGGCATGGCTTCTTTCCCCTGAGTGACTTTCCAGCTGCTTTATTgtcaaatgtgatgtatatctctgatggaaaatcctcatcagtatcaaagcagatgtcactgactgtaccaaatgcaccatttaccagGCCGTCTGAAACATCaatgtttttcagcagcattactcgtgcattgacacctacatgtagtgattctgggagacatgtcttctgaacattggcatgatgtccatgtttcctttccagtctgccagttgcagcaaccctttcaaaatcctgagcatgaatgatgacatggtctgagcagatcttccgcagcatatggtagttatgctgatcaacttcatcattggttgcataaatatgaagaccagtactgtcttgtccttcGCCTGTCACACGTAGTTTCAGCATAGCAATGTCTTCCTccagcattgcatcaccccttttgcgtttccttagtcgattcagcaactgtgcaaactccatatctttctgtctcataatttcagtgagctccaccatagcaaaatgattctgccatagattcacacctttaccctcagtatacaaagctttccctttcacaggacaaagttggtagaaatctccaacagcaatgattgaaacatttccaaaagcagaataatctccaatttgtttgatttgtcttaatctgccatgaatatacgcaagcagcttgtgatcaaccattgaaatttcatctataatcaatatctgcaggtttcccagttcagctctcaatgaatttattttttcatctccaagtggttcaTATGGCAACTTTACATCTGTTGCAATATGGAAACAGGTGTGTATTGTTGCAGCTTTTATGTTGTAAGCACTAACTCCAGTTGGAGCAGTCAGTAACACATGTGTCTCATCTGGATTATGTGACAACTGACGCAAGACATGAGCTGCCTCATACTGtattgctttgatcaagactgacttgcccacacctccaggtccagatatgaatacatgaaatggttctgggtttTCACCACGCGCCTTCAGTAAACACCAGTTtcgtattttgtaaaaaatctcagattgcttgttattcagtgagcgaagcaaagccaacgcttcctgcctggacataccacaaggattgtcaTGTAACATATAGCGACTCAGTCttggtaacaaatctggtatctcatcacgtttttctctcatttctggtgTAATGTTGCATTTGCTGGCAAGACACTCTAACCGTTCACGTTCAGTCTCTGGACAAATCTCTGCCCAAGCATCTTCCATTGCACCATGCAGCTGTAGGTCTTCCTGAGCTTTGTCTATTGCACgtgattccttttcaaaacttgacatgtttgactccacaaccagtttcactgaatgcaattcatcatcaacaaacttgacacaaccagtctcatagaattcctggtaactgccaaaagtagaaggttttaactgtgcatcgaaataatgtggcagaaaaagttgcaaaatgctgtagtaatatttttctgggtcctttgtgggtgaaaagcgagcataccgaacaacagctccatctgtgcgtgtcctttttttcacaaatcctaattttctgtccaactgcacacttccagggcATGAGCTTTGAGACTTAGATAGTATTCTGTACTCAGATGCAAATGTCGCCAGGCACATTCCTGCAAACGCTTCTGTTTCTGGTCTGGCTTTATAtctatcagtgatactgttcatccaaattccttgttcatcctcattctcacactcagctttcttccgtatgacgttcaatggaaggctcatttttaccacattttctccggttgggataaactgcacctttcgtgatccctctttcaacctcatgttagtcagacgataAACACTTTCCTGAGCTGAAACTTCACGATTGTGTAGGAAAACGCTGCCAAGTTGCcgaagagcttcttttgcatcaaggttaccttgctgggtggcctctttctgagcattagccagtagcagtcccatctctctctcagctttggaaatgtaggaaatgatgtacacaatacatgaatatgcatcaaccacaaactgaatgtccatatttgcattccaacagcgtaaaaggtctctgttatattggttcacccacacttcacatggtctcctcttaagaacaatggtagttttctttgtgattcttgagtacgcagcttcaaatatttcctgactgataccaattgtactaaataaggaatcaacagagtcatagttggcctcagggtttagtacagcatc encodes:
- the LOC140582147 gene encoding uncharacterized protein, which codes for MPRTKASKRSAAAKKRLMDRRRAADSFDVAMTDDGVTSFPPYRNTKKITTVTFPTSHDQQPEQAVQPRPDSVMAMTDGVISFPPYWNTKKIQTVTFPTSHDLQVPTLGAICRTDDELYMPSFYKDKALTDEVVQPPPKRKAAAIQPSKRPSKKPSMRPSNSALEVSNSVPNNCPKRCPKRCPKRCRLAKTLAKPLAKPLAKPLAKPLAKPLLMSEQQSALAQQQHMNPVTVCAPTHFPQARTVRGSFHQGHPRFGVNSNKQCVANSLIAIVTCKVKNVLTWSVTDIDQVLLNGDDLYTTIRDAGRIGDASGYLFVRDLPTEYTLNGDKFEINYHDDMFVGLFGVSEYGDMCNILMSADQAQHPDGNSSVTSLNQPTSMSDHPDGNSSVTRVKQFANMSESQYGLHATNESYREAVKKQKFEAYHCNPVYQSAQKQSCSNRYKTDSCYATAVKSRNTGKRTKEKDNRKDIKYVIEQFRQKITKGPEYICSVCHRLLFKHQVLICKKDEYFKKSQAIALVASQCITETYLHKCVDMCSDDCSSVIGSRGSLWICHTCHRKILDGKLPAESVANNLALDPVPVELQRLNSLEQHLIAMHIPFMRIVSLPKGGQNGVHGPVTCVPSSVPNVAEVLPRVNNDDLMIRVKLKRKLTYKGHYKYEFVHLEKIKKALVYLTENNQFYSNVQFNNDWINPLQKTKEILGDVSDIHANEDCNENNMEDEEMDETMHDRQQHGMYMDTCLQPVDIAQEILDQHFDGIMSMAPAEGNNPVRLLTDESNEAKCFPVLFPKGTGTFHERRKEKLTLCRYLNTRILNADGRFGKNLDYIFYGQYLSELQQVVSNVSIAVRKGYDARDKCPVTSETLTNKEALQKMFNFDEGYKFLRPIRGTPVFWQSVQKDLFAMVRQLGIPTWFCSFSSADLRWTEMITAIFKQDGIDASSAELDWSERCALLKNNPVTAARMFDYRFHCFLKDVIMSEAQPIGKIVDYFYRIEFQQRGSPHTHCLFWVEDAPKVGKDDEDEVSAFIDHYVTCEMPEGNDEMHEIVCSVQQHSKRHSKTCKKKGKTCRFNFPRPPSNRTFVSSCKLGDGETDGQPLKKEVADAIMKKVKDAVLNPEANYDSVDSLFSTIGISQEIFEAAYSRITKKTTIVLKRRPCEVWVNQYNRDLLRCWNANMDIQFVVDAYSCIVYIISYISKAEREMGLLLANAQKEATQQGNLDAKEALRQLGSVFLHNREVSAQESVYRLTNMRLKEGSRKVQFIPTGENVVKMSLPLNVIRKKAECENEDEQGIWMNSITDRYKARPETEAFAGMCLATFASEYRILSKSQSSCPGSVQLDRKLGFVKKRTRTDGAVVRYARFSPTKDPEKYYYSILQLFLPHYFDAQLKPSTFGSYQEFYETGCVKFVDDELHSVKLVVESNMSSFEKESRAIDKAQEDLQLHGAMEDAWAEICPETERERLECLASKCNITPEMREKRDEIPDLLPRLSRYMLHDNPCGMSRQEALALLRSLNNKQSEIFYKIRNWCLLKARGENPEPFHVFISGPGGVGKSVLIKAIQYEAAHVLRQLSHNPDETHVLLTAPTGVSAYNIKAATIHTCFHIATDVKLPYEPLGDEKINSLRAELGNLQILIIDEISMVDHKLLAYIHGRLRQIKQIGDYSAFGNVSIIAVGDFYQLCPVKGKALYTEGKGVNLWQNHFAMVELTEIMRQKDMEFAQLLNRLRKRKRGDAMLEEDIAMLKLRVTGEGQDSTGLHIYATNDEVDQHNYHMLRKICSDHVIIHAQDFERVAATGRLERKHGHHANVQKTCLPESLHVGVNARVMLLKNIDVSDGLVNGAFGTVSDICFDTDEDFPSEIYITFDNKAAGKSLRGKKPCLKVGLDKATRIKPEEERVTNSGGTRRQFPLKLAWACTVHKVQGLTVDKAVVSLKKIFAAGQAYVALSRVTSLEGLIIEDFKETAIYAKQDIETAMQSMPAFIDPVMEVPSSCKILLHNVEGLTCHLDDLKQDRRYMEADIICLTETWLNLEEDTEDVQLPGFSYHGKPRHQAYDGSDAIFAELKKQQHGGVGLYYKEHTNCTVTDVQCVNIECVQFSVGLLRTTVLVLYRPPSYNLTIFQKNLMQLITRLDSVEGGKIIMGDFNENLLQVSTIANFMEEQGYAQLVKEATTGKGTLIDHVYVKDIVTNSIFVSPSVATTGVASRLWAAKTGVGLQNAATGSQRLAVELVFQGLAFSLRLMLGFGGWGRP